A window of Desulfovibrio sp. contains these coding sequences:
- a CDS encoding iron-containing alcohol dehydrogenase — protein MWDESCDYDVVREIRVKTTAYIGVGAINKIDDILAQMKQEGIASILCVSGGHSYKVTGAWDKVEAAAKKHGITLALYNRVTPNPSTDSVDEAAEMGRAINAGAVICIGGGSPIDCGKSAAILLANPGKSGEDLYCFRFTPEKALPIIAINLTHGTGSEVNRFAVATVTRLNYKPAIAYDCIYPRFAIDDPALMTGLSMEQTRYVSIDAVNHVVEAATTTVSNPLAVNLARDTIRLVHKWLPVALENPTDLKARYALCFAALEAGVAFDNGLLHFTHALEHPLSAVSHDLS, from the coding sequence ATGTGGGACGAAAGTTGCGATTATGATGTTGTTCGGGAAATTCGCGTCAAGACGACAGCCTATATTGGCGTTGGTGCCATCAACAAGATTGACGACATTCTGGCCCAGATGAAGCAGGAAGGGATTGCGTCCATTCTTTGCGTCAGCGGCGGGCATTCCTACAAGGTTACGGGAGCCTGGGACAAGGTGGAGGCTGCGGCCAAAAAACACGGCATCACCCTTGCCCTGTACAATCGCGTCACCCCCAATCCCAGCACAGACAGCGTGGACGAAGCCGCGGAAATGGGACGCGCCATCAACGCTGGAGCCGTTATCTGCATTGGCGGCGGCAGTCCCATCGACTGTGGCAAGAGCGCGGCCATACTGCTGGCCAACCCTGGCAAAAGCGGCGAGGATCTCTATTGCTTCCGCTTCACGCCCGAAAAGGCCCTGCCCATCATCGCCATCAACCTGACCCACGGCACTGGCAGCGAGGTGAACCGCTTTGCCGTCGCCACGGTCACCAGGCTCAACTACAAGCCTGCCATTGCCTACGACTGCATCTATCCCCGCTTTGCCATTGACGATCCCGCCCTGATGACCGGATTGTCCATGGAACAGACCAGATACGTCTCCATCGACGCCGTCAACCATGTGGTGGAGGCGGCCACAACAACGGTTTCAAACCCTCTTGCCGTCAATCTGGCCAGGGACACCATCCGCCTTGTGCACAAGTGGCTGCCCGTTGCCCTGGAAAACCCCACTGATCTCAAAGCCCGTTACGCTCTCTGCTTCGCTGCCCTTGAGGCTGGCGTCGCCTTTGACAATGGCCTGCTGCACTTCACGCACGCGCTTGAACACCCCCTGAGCGCCGTAAGCCACGACCTGTCTC
- a CDS encoding class I SAM-dependent methyltransferase, which translates to MRSDISKFIKGVDTKKRILEIGPLDTPIFKKSEADVYYADVRSDAELLEIYKNEPRVLNAVPIDFVIKESYAAALKDVPKFDYVVSCHVLEHMPRLIEFLLDIQKIMTDGGIFWALLPDHRYCFDHFRQPTSFAEAWYIHTTKMPYAPWRVMDHILDTARCNNPVEFWKDDNLAVAHLLSNDRQWNAVVTRYQSVLDGSDLDGHHSVFTPKSFLYLTYNMIRARLFPWRYKSFCFTPYKEFTFAFSLAACPAMLSDPEMAQYELAKIAALLDEDEKMLNGKTIQWI; encoded by the coding sequence ATGCGCAGCGATATTTCCAAGTTTATCAAAGGTGTTGACACCAAAAAACGCATTCTGGAAATAGGCCCTTTGGATACGCCCATCTTCAAGAAATCTGAAGCTGACGTATATTATGCAGATGTGCGCAGTGATGCCGAACTACTAGAGATTTATAAAAATGAACCTCGAGTATTAAACGCTGTACCAATAGATTTTGTCATCAAAGAGAGCTACGCCGCAGCACTAAAAGATGTCCCCAAATTCGATTATGTTGTTAGCTGCCATGTTTTAGAACACATGCCCAGACTTATTGAGTTTCTTCTTGATATTCAGAAGATCATGACAGATGGCGGCATATTTTGGGCCTTGCTCCCCGACCATCGTTACTGCTTTGACCATTTCAGACAGCCCACATCATTCGCCGAAGCATGGTATATCCACACCACAAAGATGCCCTACGCCCCCTGGAGAGTCATGGATCACATTCTGGATACAGCAAGATGCAACAACCCCGTTGAATTTTGGAAAGATGACAACCTGGCTGTAGCACACCTGCTCTCCAATGACCGCCAATGGAATGCCGTTGTCACAAGATATCAGAGCGTTCTTGATGGATCTGATCTAGACGGGCATCATTCTGTCTTCACGCCCAAAAGTTTTTTGTATTTAACATACAACATGATTCGCGCGCGCCTTTTCCCATGGCGATATAAATCCTTTTGCTTTACGCCTTACAAGGAATTCACCTTTGCGTTCTCATTGGCAGCCTGCCCTGCCATGCTTTCTGATCCGGAGATGGCGCAATATGAATTGGCAAAAATAGCCGCCCTGCTGGATGAAGATGAAAAAATGCTGAACGGTAAAACAATTCAGTGGATTTAG